From Pseudonocardia autotrophica, one genomic window encodes:
- a CDS encoding helix-turn-helix domain-containing protein: MSKLEPVAVTAAPRFYSVAQVAAMFGMSTMTVYRAIAAGEFPAVKVRGRLIIPAKAIEAIADLAVAEQTVVDASGWAPAQRGSTG, translated from the coding sequence ATGAGCAAGCTGGAGCCGGTGGCCGTGACGGCGGCGCCGAGGTTCTACAGCGTCGCGCAGGTCGCGGCGATGTTCGGGATGTCGACGATGACGGTCTACCGGGCGATAGCGGCGGGGGAGTTCCCGGCGGTGAAGGTCCGGGGGCGGCTGATCATCCCGGCGAAGGCGATCGAGGCGATCGCGGACCTGGCGGTCGCCGAGCAAACCGTCGTCGATGCATCCGGCTGGGCGCCGGCGCAGCGGGGGAGTACCGGGTGA
- a CDS encoding WhiB family transcriptional regulator — MTRQLHDHMRRPGDGFLAGHSRRAALPAHQQKAGEEPMVERDDDRWRARAACRSVDPERFFPTADVGALYDREVARAKRVCRRCPVQAVCREWAIAYLPHGVAGGMSEEERRRARRASARRVRRAELGTNGPAPVLRTDRAHIIAAGRAALAEGVDREEIARTLGVTRRTVDRWAATVTASIIGGGR; from the coding sequence ATGACGAGGCAACTACACGACCACATGAGACGGCCCGGCGACGGGTTCTTGGCGGGACACAGCCGCCGGGCCGCTCTCCCCGCGCATCAGCAGAAGGCAGGAGAGGAACCGATGGTAGAGCGAGACGACGACCGTTGGCGTGCCCGTGCGGCGTGCCGGTCGGTGGACCCCGAGAGGTTCTTTCCTACGGCGGACGTCGGCGCCTTGTACGACCGCGAGGTGGCCCGCGCGAAGCGGGTGTGCCGCCGCTGCCCGGTGCAAGCTGTCTGCAGGGAGTGGGCGATCGCCTATCTCCCGCACGGCGTGGCCGGCGGGATGAGTGAGGAGGAGCGCCGCCGCGCCCGTCGGGCGTCGGCCCGCCGGGTCCGTCGCGCCGAACTGGGTACCAACGGTCCCGCCCCGGTCCTCCGCACCGACCGGGCACACATCATCGCTGCCGGTCGGGCAGCGCTGGCCGAGGGCGTCGACCGCGAGGAGATCGCCCGCACGCTTGGAGTGACTCGCCGGACCGTGGATCGCTGGGCCGCGACCGTCACCGCTTCGATCATCGGTGGTGGTCGGTGA